The sequence below is a genomic window from Candidatus Rokuibacteriota bacterium.
CACGCCGAGGAGGTAGCTCCGGAGACCGAAGCCCGAGATCTGACCGCGGGCGGCCGGGGCGATCACCGAATGGCGTCGGAACTCTTCCCGGGCGTGAATGTTGGAGAGATGCACCTCGATCACGGGCAGCCGCACGGCGGCGACCGCATCGCGGAGCGCCAGCGCGTAATGGGTGAACGCGCCCGGGATGAACACGATCGCGCCGAACCCCCGCTGCTCGGCCGTCTGGATCGCCTCGATCAGCTCGCCCTCGTGGTTGGACTGCCGGCACTGGATCCGCACGCCGCGCCGCTTGGCGTAGCGCTCGATCTCCCGGTTCACCTGCGCCAGCGTGAGACGGCCGTAGACCTCGGGCTCCCGGGCGCCCAGCAGGTTCAGGTTCGGACCGTGAAGGACCAGGATCGCTTTCCTCATCTCTCATCCCCCGCACCGTGCGGGGACCAGTCGCCGGCGCCCCGGACCAGGTTGCGGCCGTCGGCCTTCGCCTGGTAAAGCGCGCGATCGGCCGCCTCGAGGAGCTTCTCGTGCGTGGTGGCGTCGTCGGGAAAGGTGGCGACGCCGACCGACACCGTGACCTTGCCGAGGGGCTGGGACTGGCTGCGGGGGAACGGGTGCATCTCGACGGCGACGCGGAGGCGCTCCGCCGCCACGCACGCAGCGGCCTTGCTCGTCTCGGGAAGGATGACGGCGAACTCGTCGCCGCCATAACGCGCCCCGAAGTCCACCTGGCGGACCTGGCTCGCCACCATGCGCCCGACCAGGCGCAGGAGCCGGTCACCGGCCGGGTGGCCGAAGCTGTCGTTGTAGTGCTTGAAGTGATCAACGTCGGCCATGAGCAGCGAGAGGGGCCGCTGGTACCGCTCGGCGCGCGGGAGCTCGCGCACGATGCGGTCCTTGAATGCACCGTGGGTGGCGAGGCCCGTGAGGTTGTCGATCCGCGCCTGGGCCTGGACGCGCTTGAGCTTCAGGTGAGTGTCGCGCGCGAGCGTGCTCAGCCGGAGGAGGCCCCGCACGCGCATGGCAAGCTCTTGCGTGGCCACCGGCCGCCGCACCACGTCATCGGCGCGCGCCGCCTGGGCCCACGCCCTGGGCGAAGGCCGCGAGTCGAGCAGGATCAGGATCGGGACAGTTCGGGTACGCGCGTCGCCACGGAGGAGCTGGAGGACCGTGGCCGGCGCCGGGCGCGTCTTGCCCACGCCCAGGATGATCAGATCCGGCCGCCACTGCCTCGCCGTCGTGAGGAGGTCGGGTCCGGGCCCGGCGACTTTCACGCGACATCCGATCTCGGCAAGCGTACGCCCGACGATCCCTGCGTCGCCGCGGGGGCCCTCCGCGAACAGCACCTTCGCCCGCTTGGCCATCGCCGTATCCGGGGGCACCGGCTCTCCCCCAACGGTCCACCAGAATACACTGCTCCCGCCGGGGCCTCAACCGAGGAGCGCCGAAGCGAACCGCCGCACGCCCCCGGTCAGTGCAGCCCGGCCGAGGAGACGACCCAGTCCGCGACGGCGAACAGCACCAGGCCGCCGAACACGGCCCAGGCCAGTCCGAGGCCCCGCTCCCGGTTGACCTCTGGGATCAGGTCCGAGGCGGCGACGTAGATCGTGACCCCCGCCGAGAGCGCCAGGGCGGGCCCCCCGAACTCGGCGAGCAGCGAGGTCAGGAGGACTCCAAGCAGCGTGGATCCACCCAGTAGCGCGGCGGCGCCGGCCGCGGCCCTGCGGCTCCGCCCCGAGGCCAGCATGAGCGAGGCGATCGTGAATCCCTCCGGCAGCTTGTGGAGCAGGACCGCGAAAAAGAGGAGGAAGCCGAGCGAGGGGCCGACGAGGAACCCGGACGCGATCGCGACGCCGTCGAAGAAGGTGTGCACGCCCAGGCCCAGGAGCGCCAGGTAACCCACCGAAGGCTCCAGCAGCGCCTCCGGGTGCTCTTCCTCGCCGAAGTGAAAGTGGGGAGCGACCGTGTGCTCGAAGAGATGGATGCTGAAGTAGCCGGCGAGGACGAAGAGGAACGCGTGGCGGAGCTTCTCCGCCGATTCGGGGAGCATCCGGACGAAGGCCGTGGCCAGCATGAAGCCGGCGCCGACGGCGACGCAGTACTTGAGGAAGGTCCGGTCCCAGTGCGCCTTCCGCGTGAGCACGAGCGCGCCCAGCAGGTCGGCGAAGCCCGCCACGGTGCCGAGGACCAGGCTCCACTGGTAGGAGGTCATCGGAGAATCGCCAGTCTACGGCCGCGCCCCGCGTGAGTCAAGCGCGGGGCGTCGGTTCGTGGCTCGCGGGCTCTTGCGACGGCCCCTCGGCCCGTCGAGACGAGGAGGGCGGAACGGGCGCGGGCGCGCCCTGCGCCAGCCGGAAGCGCCGCATGAAGGCGTCGCCGCGCGCCGCCAACCACGCGCGCGTGGACGCATAGCCGAAGCGCAGCGCGGCGCGGCTCGCTTCGAAGCCCATGGAGGGGCCGAAGAGCGGAGACTCCTTGGCCTCCGGCTGGAGCAGGAAGATCTCCAGTCGGGGATGCTTGAGCTGAAGCTCGCGGAGGCCGAGCTCGAGCAGGTTCTGGCTGGTGATCCGGCTCGACTGCTCGAGGATCGAGTACAACCCCTGCT
It includes:
- the aroQ gene encoding type II 3-dehydroquinate dehydratase, encoding MRKAILVLHGPNLNLLGAREPEVYGRLTLAQVNREIERYAKRRGVRIQCRQSNHEGELIEAIQTAEQRGFGAIVFIPGAFTHYALALRDAVAAVRLPVIEVHLSNIHAREEFRRHSVIAPAARGQISGFGLRSYLLGVEAALGAIEVQK
- a CDS encoding ZIP family metal transporter yields the protein MTSYQWSLVLGTVAGFADLLGALVLTRKAHWDRTFLKYCVAVGAGFMLATAFVRMLPESAEKLRHAFLFVLAGYFSIHLFEHTVAPHFHFGEEEHPEALLEPSVGYLALLGLGVHTFFDGVAIASGFLVGPSLGFLLFFAVLLHKLPEGFTIASLMLASGRSRRAAAGAAALLGGSTLLGVLLTSLLAEFGGPALALSAGVTIYVAASDLIPEVNRERGLGLAWAVFGGLVLFAVADWVVSSAGLH
- a CDS encoding diguanylate cyclase, with protein sequence MAKRAKVLFAEGPRGDAGIVGRTLAEIGCRVKVAGPGPDLLTTARQWRPDLIILGVGKTRPAPATVLQLLRGDARTRTVPILILLDSRPSPRAWAQAARADDVVRRPVATQELAMRVRGLLRLSTLARDTHLKLKRVQAQARIDNLTGLATHGAFKDRIVRELPRAERYQRPLSLLMADVDHFKHYNDSFGHPAGDRLLRLVGRMVASQVRQVDFGARYGGDEFAVILPETSKAAACVAAERLRVAVEMHPFPRSQSQPLGKVTVSVGVATFPDDATTHEKLLEAADRALYQAKADGRNLVRGAGDWSPHGAGDER